In Amphiprion ocellaris isolate individual 3 ecotype Okinawa chromosome 3, ASM2253959v1, whole genome shotgun sequence, one genomic interval encodes:
- the tle3a gene encoding transducin-like enhancer protein 3-A isoform X4, producing MYPQGRHPAPHQPGQPGFKFTVAESCDRIKDEFQFLQAQYHSLKVEYDKLANEKTEMQRHYVMYYEMSYGLNIEMHKQTEIAKRLNAILAQIMPFLSQEHQQQVAQAVERAKQVTMTELNAIIGQQAAYPALMQQQLQAQHLSHAAHGPPVQLPPHPSGLQPPGIPPVTGSGSGLLALGALGSQAHLPVKDEKNHHDLEHRESTNNSISPSESLRTASEKHRSSSDYSLDSKKRKVEEKDSMSRYDSDGEKSDDLVVDVSNEDPATPRASPAHSPPENGIDKPRPPKKDTPNSPASVASSGSTPSSKAKELSHNDKSSTPGLKSNTPTPRNDAPTPGTSSTPGLRPILGKPPGMEALAAPALRTPLSIAGSYPTPFAMMGHHEMNGGLTSPGVYAGLHISPQMSAAAAAAYGRSPMGFDPHTHMRAPGLPASLTSISGGKPAYSFHVSADGQMQPVPFPPDALIGPGIPRHARQINTLSHGEVVCAVTISNPTRHVYTGGKGCVKIWDISQPGSKSPVSQLDCLNRDNYIRSCKLLPDGRTLIVGGEASTLTIWDLASQTPRIKAELTSSAPACYALAISPDAKVCFSCCSDGNIAVWDLHNQTLVRQFQGHTDGASCIDISHDGTKLWTGGLDNTVRSWDLREGRQLQQHDFTSQIFSLGYCPTGEWLAVGMESSNVEVLHHSKPDKYQLHLHESCVLSLKFAYCGKWFVSTGKDNLLNAWRTPYGASIFQSKESSSVLSCDISTDDKYIVTGSGDKKATVYEVIY from the exons ATGTATCCACAAGGCCGCCATCCG gcaCCACATCAGCCCGGCCAGCCTGGCTTCAAATTCACCGTAGCAGAGTCTTGTGACAGGATTAAAGATGAATTCCAGTTCCTGCAAGCCCAGTATCACAG TCTTAAGGTGGAGTATGACAAACTGGCCAATGAGAAGACGGAGATGCAGCGCCACTATGTCATG TATTACGAGATGTCCTACGGGTTGAACATAGAGATGCACAAACAG ACGGAGATTGCCAAACGGCTCAACGCAATTTTAGCTCAAATTATGCCTTTCCTGTCACAAGAG CACCAACAGCAGGTTGCTCAGGCAGTGGAGAGGGCTAAGCAGGTTACTATGACAGAGCTGAATGCTATCATCGGG cagcaggctgccTACCCTGCTCTCATG cagcagcagctccaggcaCAGCACCTCTCCCATGCTGCTCACGGGCCTCCAGTCCAGCTGCCACCTCACCCCTCAGGCCTGCAGCCGCCCGGCATCCCCCCTGTGACAGGCTCTGGATCAGGCCTGCTGGCACTTGGCGCTCTGGGCAGCCAAGCCCACCTCCCCGTGAAGGATGAGAAGAACCACCATGATCTGGAACACAGAG AGAGCACG AATAACTCTATATCCCCATCAGAAAGCTTACGCACAGCCAGCGAGAAACATCGCAGCTCCTCCGACTACAGTTTGGACTCAAAGAAACGcaaggtggaggagaaggacagcaTGAGTAGATAT GACAGTGATGGAGAGAAAAGTGATGACTTGGTGGTAGATGTGTCTAATGAG GATCCTGCCACTCCACGGGCAAGTCCGGCCCACTCGCCACCTGAAAACGGCATTGATAAGCCCCGCCCTCCCAAGAAGGACACCCCCAACAGCCCTGCATCAGTGGCGTCCTCTGGAAGCACCCCATCCTCTAAGGCCAAGGAGCTCAGTCAT AATGACAAATCCTCCACGCCTGGTCTCAAATCCAacacccccaccccccgcaaCGATGCCCCCACCCCTGGCACCAGCTCCACTCCTGGGCTCAGACCCATCCTGGGCAAACCACCAGGCATGGAGGCTCTTG caGCTCCAGCTTTGCGTACCCCGCTGTCCATCGCAGGCTCCTATCCTACCCCCTTTGCCATGATGGGCCATCACGAAATGAATGGAGGCCTGACTAGTCCTGGGGTGTATGCTGGTCTTCACATCTCCCCTCAGATGAgcgctgcagcagctgcagcctaTGGACGCTCCCCCATG GGGTTTGATCCTCATACCCACATGAGAGCCCCAGGCCTTCCAGCCAGTCTCACATCCATTTCTGGTGGCAAACC AGCGTACTCCTTCCACGTCAGCGCAGATGGCCAGATGCAGCCTGTGCCCTTCCCACCCGACGCCCTGATCGGCCCCGGTATTCCACGCCATGCCCGTCAGATCAACACACTGAGCCACGGCGAGGTGGTTTGTGCTGTTACCATTAGCAACCCCACACGTCATGTCTACACTGGCGGCAAAGGCTGTGTCAAAATCTGGGACATCAGCCAACCCGGCAGCAAGAGCCCCGTCTCCCAACTGGACTGCCTG AACAGGGATAACTACATCCGCTCCTGTAAGCTGCTGCCTGATGGTCGCACATTGATTGTTGGAGGCGAGGCCAGCACATTGACCATCTGGGATCTGGCCTCTCAGACACCCCGCATCAAGGCTGAGCTCACCTCCTCAGCCCCGGCATGCTACGCCTTGGCCATCAGCCCTGACGCCAAAGTCTGCTTCTCCTGCTGCAGTGATGGAAACATTGCCGTTTGGGACCTGCACAACCAGACTCTCGTTAG GCAGTTCCAGGGTCATACGGATGGTGCTAGTTGTATTGACATATCCCATGATGGCACTAAGCTGTGGACAGGCGGTCTCGATAACACTGTTCGCTCTTGGGATCTGAGGGAGGGtcgacagctgcagcagcatgacTTCACTTCACAG ATCTTCTCCTTGGGCTACTGTCCGACCGGAGAGTGGCTCGCTGTTGGTATGGAGAGTAGCAACGTGGAGGTGCTCCACCATTCAAAACCTGACAAGTATCAGCTCCACCTGCACGAGAGCTGTGTCCTCTCCCTCAAGTTCGCCTACTGTG GTAAATGGTTTGTAAGCACTGGGAAGGACAATCTGTTGAACGCTTGGAGGACTCCTTATGGCGCCAGCATATTCCAG tCCAAGGAATCTTCATCTGTCCTGAGCTGTGACATCTCGACAGACGACAAGTATATTGTGACAGGCTCTGGTGACAAGAAGGCCACTGTATATGAAGTGATCTATTAA